A portion of the Paenibacillus marchantiae genome contains these proteins:
- a CDS encoding MFS transporter, with the protein MKREPSLPDELPSSRGGLLSQPRAVWAVAFACIISFMGLGLVDPILPAIADQLHASKSQVSLLFTSYNAVTGVAMLITGVVSSRIGVKWTLLSGILLIIVFSFLGGTSDTVGALVGYRGGWGLGNALFIATALSAIVGLSTSGTAKAIILYEAALGLGIAVGPLLGGELGSISWRGPFYGVAVLMAIAFISITFMLPKMAKPKMRSSLSDPFKALGYPSLKTLAITAFLYNFGFFTLMAYSPYVMNLDEHGLGYVFFGWGLMLAITSVFVAPRLQRRFGSVPSMSVMLTLFAIDLLVMAVGTVMGSSTTVIVAVIVAGIFLGINNTLITTAVMEAAPVERSVASAAYSFVRFLGGALAPWLAGKLSEWFLPETPFYFGALMVLIGVVVLLVRRRHLRDIDAAITH; encoded by the coding sequence ATGAAAAGAGAACCCTCATTACCTGATGAATTGCCGTCATCCCGTGGAGGTCTGTTATCCCAGCCCAGAGCAGTATGGGCAGTAGCCTTCGCCTGTATTATCTCCTTTATGGGTCTGGGATTGGTTGACCCGATTCTGCCTGCGATTGCCGATCAGCTGCATGCCTCCAAAAGCCAAGTATCTTTATTGTTTACAAGTTATAACGCGGTTACTGGGGTAGCCATGCTGATTACAGGTGTTGTATCCAGCCGGATTGGTGTGAAGTGGACACTGCTCAGCGGGATTTTGCTGATCATTGTTTTCTCTTTCCTCGGAGGAACCTCTGACACTGTAGGTGCGCTCGTCGGTTACCGTGGTGGTTGGGGACTAGGGAATGCCCTGTTCATCGCAACTGCATTATCCGCTATTGTAGGACTGTCCACTTCGGGGACAGCCAAAGCGATTATTTTATACGAAGCAGCGCTTGGTCTGGGGATTGCCGTTGGTCCATTGCTCGGTGGTGAACTGGGTTCCATCTCATGGCGTGGCCCGTTCTATGGTGTAGCTGTTCTGATGGCGATTGCTTTTATCAGTATTACGTTTATGCTGCCTAAGATGGCCAAACCGAAAATGCGTAGTTCCTTGTCCGATCCGTTCAAAGCTCTGGGTTATCCTTCACTGAAAACATTGGCGATCACGGCCTTCCTGTATAACTTTGGTTTCTTTACCTTGATGGCTTATTCACCTTATGTCATGAATCTGGATGAGCACGGACTAGGTTATGTATTCTTCGGTTGGGGTCTGATGCTGGCGATCACGTCTGTCTTTGTCGCACCAAGACTGCAACGTCGATTCGGATCCGTTCCTTCCATGAGCGTTATGCTGACCCTGTTCGCCATTGATCTGCTGGTAATGGCGGTGGGTACGGTAATGGGATCATCCACAACGGTTATTGTGGCCGTTATCGTTGCCGGGATTTTCCTCGGGATCAACAACACGTTAATTACAACGGCAGTTATGGAAGCTGCCCCAGTGGAACGTTCTGTGGCCTCGGCTGCATACAGCTTTGTCCGGTTCCTTGGAGGTGCGCTGGCACCTTGGCTTGCTGGTAAATTGTCCGAGTGGTTCCTGCCGGAGACACCGTTTTATTTTGGCGCATTGATGGTTCTGATCGGGGTCGTTGTGCTTCTGGTACGCCGCAGACATCTGCGCGATATCGATGCTGCCATTACGCATTAA
- a CDS encoding aldehyde dehydrogenase family protein: MKKQHLFIGGKPTESVDYIALQAPYWKETLADVSSATAEEVEAAIAAAVQAGKEMRRMPAHQRADILYKLSTLLEERKEEAARIIALEAAKPITAALAEVDRTVETYRFAAEEAKRLTGETVPMDAAKGGEGRVGYTMRQPLGVIGAITPFNFPMNLVAHKVGPALAAGNTIVLKPAEQTPLSSYYIANLLQEAGLPDGALNVVSGDGKTIGDVLVEHPDVAHITFTGSPAVGTSIRSKAGLKRVTLELGSNAAVIIDADANLDKVVPRCVTGAFTYQGQVCISLQRIYVHSAIADEFIRRFAEAAQKVVVGDPLNPDTVVSALITSKDVQRTLDWIDEAKQAGAEVATGGEAEGGVLRPTVLVNVPRDAKVSCQEVFAPIVVINTVDSVEEGIEQVNDSIYGLQAGVFTNDIHTALHAADHIEAGGVMINDIPTFRVDHMPYGGVKQSGMGREGVKYAVEEMTELKFVMFNKN, translated from the coding sequence ATGAAAAAACAACATCTGTTCATCGGGGGCAAGCCCACCGAATCAGTAGACTATATAGCACTTCAGGCACCATACTGGAAAGAAACACTGGCAGACGTATCCTCGGCGACAGCTGAGGAAGTGGAAGCGGCGATTGCCGCCGCAGTTCAGGCGGGCAAAGAGATGCGCAGAATGCCTGCCCATCAGCGTGCAGACATCCTTTACAAGCTGTCCACCCTGCTGGAAGAACGGAAGGAAGAAGCAGCACGGATCATTGCGCTGGAGGCAGCAAAGCCGATTACTGCGGCACTCGCCGAGGTTGACCGTACGGTGGAAACGTATCGTTTCGCCGCAGAAGAAGCCAAGCGGCTCACCGGAGAGACGGTTCCCATGGACGCAGCCAAAGGCGGTGAAGGACGCGTAGGCTACACGATGCGGCAGCCTTTGGGTGTTATTGGAGCCATTACGCCGTTTAATTTTCCGATGAACCTGGTGGCTCACAAAGTAGGACCGGCACTGGCAGCAGGCAATACGATTGTGTTGAAACCTGCGGAGCAGACACCGCTGTCCTCGTATTATATTGCCAATTTGCTTCAGGAAGCGGGATTACCGGATGGCGCATTGAATGTAGTGAGCGGTGACGGTAAAACGATTGGTGATGTGCTTGTAGAGCATCCTGACGTGGCCCATATTACGTTTACAGGCAGCCCGGCTGTAGGCACCAGCATTCGCAGTAAAGCCGGACTGAAACGCGTCACATTGGAGCTAGGGTCCAATGCAGCCGTCATTATAGACGCGGATGCCAATTTGGACAAGGTGGTACCGAGATGTGTGACCGGAGCTTTTACTTACCAAGGTCAGGTATGTATCTCGCTACAGCGGATATATGTGCACAGCGCTATCGCGGATGAGTTCATTCGTCGTTTTGCTGAAGCGGCCCAAAAAGTCGTGGTTGGAGACCCGTTGAATCCAGATACCGTTGTGTCTGCGCTCATCACATCCAAAGATGTACAGCGTACGCTGGATTGGATCGATGAAGCGAAGCAGGCAGGCGCTGAGGTGGCAACAGGCGGCGAAGCCGAGGGCGGCGTATTGCGTCCAACCGTGCTTGTTAACGTTCCGCGGGATGCCAAGGTGTCTTGTCAGGAGGTCTTTGCCCCGATCGTTGTCATTAATACGGTGGATTCGGTTGAAGAAGGCATCGAGCAAGTGAATGATTCCATCTACGGGCTTCAGGCGGGTGTGTTTACCAATGATATTCATACTGCATTGCATGCAGCGGACCACATCGAAGCAGGCGGCGTGATGATTAACGATATTCCCACTTTCCGTGTGGATCATATGCCTTATGGTGGTGTGAAGCAGAGCGGGATGGGACGTGAAGGTGTTAAATATGCTGTAGAGGAAATGACGGAATTGAAGTTTGTCATGTTTAACAAGAATTAA
- a CDS encoding universal stress protein, with protein sequence MLKRILVAVDGSDHAHKALEQAVVLAESMKQPASLMIVHVNPSISLNEPALGVDLEARIAEEGQHIIQPVNELLADRSVHYETLLIAGDPVNEICRVAKDRDCDLIVMGTAGKSMLAEIVVGSVSHGVLKHAACPVMTVK encoded by the coding sequence ATGCTGAAACGAATATTGGTTGCTGTCGATGGGTCGGATCATGCACACAAGGCTTTGGAGCAAGCCGTTGTTCTGGCAGAAAGTATGAAACAACCGGCTTCCTTGATGATCGTGCACGTTAATCCTTCGATCTCGCTGAATGAGCCCGCACTGGGTGTGGATCTGGAAGCACGGATCGCAGAAGAAGGACAGCATATTATACAACCTGTTAATGAATTGTTGGCCGATCGTTCTGTTCATTATGAAACGTTACTGATAGCTGGTGATCCCGTGAATGAGATCTGCCGAGTAGCGAAGGATAGAGACTGTGATCTCATTGTGATGGGGACGGCGGGGAAAAGCATGCTCGCTGAGATCGTCGTGGGCAGTGTCAGCCACGGAGTTTTGAAACATGCAGCATGTCCCGTAATGACTGTGAAATAG
- a CDS encoding GAF domain-containing protein translates to MFQAVSYEGTRSEQQTAVLGQLSALIRDEPSAIANLANAAALLNVFMTDTNWVGFYLYDGKELVLGPFQGLPACIRIPLGRGVCGTSAAERRTMVVEDVHAFPGHIACDAASNSEIVVPIIKNGELYGVLDIDSPIKNRFDDEDRVFLEKAVSLITEQLELS, encoded by the coding sequence GAAGCGAGCAGCAAACCGCCGTCCTGGGACAGTTAAGTGCTCTGATCCGCGATGAACCTAGCGCTATTGCCAATCTGGCAAACGCTGCGGCGTTGCTCAATGTATTTATGACCGACACCAATTGGGTCGGATTCTATCTGTATGATGGAAAAGAACTTGTACTCGGTCCATTCCAGGGACTGCCTGCCTGCATCCGTATTCCACTTGGACGCGGAGTATGCGGCACTTCTGCTGCGGAACGGCGTACAATGGTCGTTGAAGATGTTCATGCCTTTCCAGGCCATATCGCCTGTGATGCCGCATCGAACAGTGAAATCGTTGTACCCATTATCAAAAACGGCGAATTGTACGGGGTGCTCGACATCGACAGCCCGATCAAAAACCGTTTTGACGATGAAGACCGCGTCTTCCTGGAAAAGGCGGTAAGCCTAATTACAGAGCAGCTGGAATTATCCTAA
- a CDS encoding MerR family transcriptional regulator: MAYSMVDVSGMSGVSLSELGQYAETGLLNPAFVGQDEDIYYEKPELLRLQQILFCKEVGMEEEEIGPMLRDTPRDMIRIMQQHRLEMLEKALHLHGMIQTLDKTISYLRGEQELDEYELYAGFSNKGRHQLLNEPTSDQASKNDYSERMQTEDSQKYNANSPEQSTMPDGQEMKSKEDFLDSQAKIDRIHLDLQGAIEDGLEPGSSEVQQIIGRHLDWIKDYYTPTAEIYRDLANLYVEHKNFRQMYDGYHPKLAEFLRDGMMIKAEQDLS, from the coding sequence ATGGCATATTCCATGGTTGATGTATCCGGGATGTCCGGTGTAAGTCTGAGTGAATTGGGACAGTATGCGGAGACAGGTCTGCTGAATCCAGCCTTCGTTGGTCAAGACGAGGATATCTACTATGAGAAGCCGGAGCTGCTGAGACTACAGCAGATTCTGTTCTGTAAAGAAGTAGGCATGGAGGAGGAGGAGATCGGCCCCATGCTCAGGGATACTCCCCGTGACATGATCCGTATTATGCAGCAGCATCGGCTCGAGATGCTGGAGAAGGCACTTCATCTGCACGGAATGATTCAAACACTGGATAAAACCATCTCCTACTTACGTGGAGAGCAGGAACTGGATGAGTACGAACTGTACGCCGGGTTTTCCAACAAGGGGCGTCACCAGCTTCTAAATGAACCGACCTCTGACCAAGCGTCAAAAAATGACTATTCTGAACGGATGCAGACAGAGGACAGTCAGAAGTACAACGCCAATTCACCGGAGCAATCCACAATGCCTGATGGGCAGGAGATGAAGTCGAAGGAAGATTTTCTCGATTCACAGGCGAAGATTGACCGGATTCACTTGGACTTGCAGGGCGCTATTGAGGATGGGTTAGAACCCGGCAGCTCGGAAGTACAGCAGATTATTGGAAGACACCTGGATTGGATCAAGGATTATTACACCCCAACAGCAGAGATTTACCGGGATTTGGCCAATCTGTACGTCGAGCACAAAAATTTTCGTCAGATGTATGATGGCTACCACCCCAAGCTGGCCGAGTTTTTGCGAGATGGGATGATGATTAAAGCGGAACAGGATTTATCCTAG
- a CDS encoding helix-turn-helix domain-containing protein, with product MSLYKIDDVAKECGLTKRTIRYYEEIGVMPSPQRTDGGTRLYTREDIDYLKKVVRAKEVLGFSLQELHTYVATADALNEQRFDYQQTTEVRERIEKLTKMETTLDDQLQLIEQKLQSIHAVQEELEELRERVQNGIRRLEGHENET from the coding sequence ATGAGTTTATATAAAATCGATGACGTAGCCAAGGAATGTGGTTTGACCAAGCGTACCATTCGGTATTACGAAGAGATCGGTGTTATGCCTTCACCTCAGCGGACGGACGGTGGCACACGATTATACACCCGGGAAGATATCGATTATCTCAAAAAGGTGGTTCGGGCGAAGGAAGTGCTTGGTTTCTCGCTTCAGGAGCTACATACCTATGTGGCAACGGCGGATGCGCTGAACGAACAGCGTTTTGACTACCAACAGACCACTGAGGTGAGAGAACGGATCGAGAAGCTCACCAAGATGGAAACGACGTTGGATGACCAGCTGCAACTGATCGAGCAGAAACTTCAGAGTATTCACGCCGTTCAGGAGGAACTAGAGGAATTACGTGAACGGGTTCAGAACGGCATTCGACGATTAGAAGGGCACGAGAATGAGACATAA